The proteins below are encoded in one region of Corvus hawaiiensis isolate bCorHaw1 chromosome 3, bCorHaw1.pri.cur, whole genome shotgun sequence:
- the SLC66A3 gene encoding solute carrier family 66 member 3 translates to MAPGLLDLVNLTTWAVCAVIKLPQLVAVLQAGSAWGLSVGSLLLELAGFLVFLRYQIYYGYPLETYLEYPIIIAQDVILLFCIMHFSGKAKRALFYAVVFWVGWYMLTLHKWIIDLAMNLCTFVSAASKLVQLQHLWQTKDSGQASALTWGMSAYTCATRIITTVMTTNDLAVLIRFIIMLILNIWVTATILQYSKTKKTD, encoded by the exons ATGGCGCCGGGGCTGCTGGACCTGGTGAACTTGACAACCTGGGCCGTCTGTGCCGTGATCAAGCTGCCGCAGCTGGTGGCGGTGTTGCAGGCGGGCTCGGCGTGGGGACTCAGCGTGGGCAGCCTCCTCCTGGAGCTGGCCGG CTTCCTTGTGTTTCTGAGGTACCAGATCTATTATGGTTACCCCCTGGAGACGTACCTGGAGTATCCCATCATCATTGCACAAG atgtcattctccttttctgcATTATGCATTTCAGTGGAAAAGCAAAACGAGCTTTGTTCTATGCAGTTGT ATTTTGGGTGGGCTGGTACATGCTAACACTGCACAAGTGGATAATAGACCTGGCCATG AATCTGTGCACATTTGTCAGTGCAGCCAGTAAGCTTGTtcagctgcagcatctctggCAGACCAAAGACTCTGGACAAGCGAGCGCCCTGACCTGGGGCATGTCTGCATACACCTGTGCAA CAAGGATTATTACAACTGTAATGACTACGAATGATCTCGCAG ttCTCATCCGTTTCATAATCATGCTCATTCTCAATATTTGGGTCACAGCCACAATCCTGCAGTACAGCAAGACTAAAAAGACTGATTAG